Proteins encoded together in one Shewanella oneidensis MR-1 window:
- a CDS encoding IS1595-like element ISSod11 family transposase — protein sequence MKTSSYLLKAGVDYPTNWDEFVDWFHDEQSCTSYLYALRWPNGFICPSCSSHQSPYQLSNGKLKCHACRFQCSVTSSTLFDKTRTPMKSWFAAVWFITNQKNGVSALGVQRLLGLGSYQTAWSLMHKLRYAMVDPERDKLSGIVEVDETLIGGVIPKSSIKNQQGKRKAIVLVAVELLSPSGFGRIRLRQVESATKEHIHQFIQDVIEPGSTICSDGSQAYKQIDKKGYKHNRMVHLGSSVPAHETMAGVHRVSSLCKRWLLGTYQGAVKAKQLDYYLDEFTFRFNRRKSDSRGLLFYRLLEQAVRSKPITYQSIKNR from the coding sequence ATGAAAACTTCATCGTATTTATTAAAAGCTGGCGTCGATTACCCTACAAATTGGGACGAATTTGTTGATTGGTTTCATGATGAACAATCTTGCACTAGCTACCTTTACGCACTTCGTTGGCCAAACGGATTCATTTGCCCAAGCTGTTCGAGCCATCAATCACCTTATCAGTTAAGTAATGGCAAGTTAAAATGTCATGCTTGCCGTTTTCAGTGTTCAGTAACATCAAGTACACTTTTTGACAAAACAAGAACCCCCATGAAAAGTTGGTTTGCAGCTGTCTGGTTTATTACAAATCAAAAGAATGGGGTCAGCGCTCTTGGAGTCCAAAGGCTATTAGGTCTTGGGAGTTATCAAACTGCTTGGTCTTTAATGCACAAGTTAAGATATGCCATGGTTGATCCTGAAAGAGATAAACTGTCCGGCATCGTAGAGGTTGACGAAACATTAATAGGTGGGGTCATTCCAAAATCATCTATTAAAAATCAACAGGGTAAGCGTAAAGCTATAGTTTTGGTGGCTGTTGAGCTGCTATCACCCTCTGGATTTGGGCGGATACGTTTAAGGCAAGTAGAAAGTGCAACTAAAGAACATATCCATCAATTCATTCAAGATGTAATAGAGCCTGGTAGTACAATTTGTAGTGATGGTTCTCAAGCATACAAGCAAATAGACAAAAAAGGATATAAGCATAATCGGATGGTGCATTTAGGTTCATCTGTACCTGCACATGAAACAATGGCTGGGGTGCATCGAGTCTCATCATTATGTAAAAGATGGCTTTTAGGTACGTATCAAGGTGCGGTAAAGGCTAAGCAACTTGATTATTATTTAGATGAGTTTACATTTCGCTTCAACAGAAGAAAGTCAGATTCTCGGGGATTATTATTCTACAGGTTGCTTGAGCAAGCAGTGCGTTCTAAGCCGATAACGTACCAATCAATTAAAAATCGATAA
- a CDS encoding bifunctional diguanylate cyclase/phosphodiesterase — protein MDEGMQIVGAVSGLSTPFNQNVSLECYNGILSMLLNGAPLADILHALVLKIEDQRLGTHASVLLLSEDGKRVLTGAAPHLPDSYNQVIHGVEIGPEVGSCGTAAYTGQRVIVEDIEHHPYWALYKSFALVHGLRACWSEPIKDTQGKVLGTFAMYYKEIKSPTVADLTLIAEAARLASLAIERSRSLEFQRLAVKIFDRLPLALVITNASHSVLYANDAFKLMVCLQPDDILAFNPEQFFSPSEPHEIASLFNHLSEGKMWQGELVGLRNNGETFYLDLTVTVFRESHSADLGFAWLFSDVSERKKAAQLIKYQANNDSLTGLANRNALFRQIQELINADSLTPGFSFMLMDLDNFKQVNDTYGHDKGDVLLVQMVEQVKICLDPQAVFARLGGDEFAILLPGVVTQRELSQLADKINKQVYRRYELSHDKGVYSSVSIGIARFPEDALDLEQLLNCADQAMYISKANGRNRYHFFTEQMQQNAERIANLHTLLKQALEQNAFELYFQPIVDATTGLIVRAEVLLRWQHEGQFISPDEFIPIAENSGLIVSIGRCVRQAVMQTIVEMQALGWPMSLAINVSTFEFWSHELQDEFCDSFTDIIEGLGVEDFPYELITLEITESLLMKKHAHLIQVLNELRARGIKISLDDFGTGYSSLSYLANFPIDQIKIDKSFIDRLAEGERHLALIEAIVRLSHALNLRVTAEGVETQEQLQVMMDNHIQEIQGYLFYKPIPKAVFFELLAKQAVISPHS, from the coding sequence ATGGACGAAGGAATGCAGATTGTGGGTGCTGTTAGTGGTTTAAGCACTCCGTTTAATCAAAACGTTAGCCTCGAATGCTATAACGGTATTCTTTCGATGCTGCTAAATGGCGCTCCGTTAGCAGATATTCTCCATGCTTTAGTGTTAAAAATTGAAGATCAACGCCTTGGCACCCATGCTTCTGTCTTGCTGCTCAGTGAGGATGGTAAAAGAGTGCTAACGGGAGCCGCTCCCCATTTACCCGATAGTTACAATCAAGTTATCCATGGGGTCGAAATTGGTCCTGAGGTCGGTTCTTGTGGTACCGCGGCCTATACGGGACAGCGGGTGATTGTTGAGGATATTGAACATCATCCTTATTGGGCCTTGTATAAATCTTTTGCGCTTGTCCACGGATTGAGGGCATGTTGGTCTGAACCTATCAAAGATACTCAAGGCAAGGTACTTGGCACCTTTGCTATGTATTACAAAGAGATTAAATCCCCAACAGTTGCGGATTTAACCTTAATTGCTGAGGCGGCAAGACTGGCGAGTTTAGCCATAGAACGTAGCCGTTCATTGGAGTTTCAGCGTCTTGCGGTGAAAATATTTGATCGCTTACCGCTTGCGCTGGTGATTACCAATGCCAGCCATTCTGTACTCTATGCCAATGATGCGTTTAAGCTGATGGTTTGCCTACAACCTGATGATATTTTGGCATTTAATCCTGAGCAGTTTTTTTCGCCCTCAGAGCCACATGAAATTGCCTCCTTATTTAATCACCTCTCAGAGGGGAAAATGTGGCAAGGTGAATTGGTTGGCCTGCGTAATAATGGCGAGACTTTTTATCTTGATTTAACCGTAACGGTTTTCCGTGAATCCCACAGCGCAGATCTCGGTTTTGCTTGGTTATTTTCCGATGTCAGTGAGCGTAAAAAAGCGGCGCAGTTAATCAAATATCAAGCGAATAATGATTCCTTAACGGGGCTTGCTAACCGCAACGCCCTGTTTAGGCAAATCCAAGAGCTTATAAATGCCGATAGCTTAACGCCGGGTTTTAGCTTTATGTTGATGGACTTGGATAACTTTAAACAGGTTAACGATACCTACGGCCACGATAAAGGCGATGTCCTCTTAGTGCAGATGGTGGAACAGGTTAAAATTTGTTTGGACCCGCAGGCGGTGTTTGCGCGCTTAGGTGGTGATGAGTTTGCCATCTTATTGCCAGGGGTTGTGACTCAAAGAGAACTGTCGCAGCTGGCGGATAAGATCAATAAACAGGTTTATCGACGTTACGAATTATCCCACGATAAAGGCGTTTATAGTTCAGTGAGTATTGGTATTGCACGTTTCCCTGAAGATGCCCTCGATTTAGAGCAACTGTTAAACTGCGCCGACCAAGCGATGTATATCTCTAAGGCCAATGGTCGTAATCGGTATCATTTTTTTACCGAGCAAATGCAACAAAATGCCGAACGTATTGCCAATCTTCACACGCTACTTAAGCAAGCCTTAGAACAAAACGCCTTCGAACTGTATTTTCAACCGATAGTCGATGCCACAACGGGGCTTATTGTCCGCGCCGAAGTGCTATTACGCTGGCAGCATGAAGGGCAGTTTATTTCCCCCGATGAATTTATCCCCATTGCCGAAAACAGTGGCTTAATCGTTAGCATTGGTCGCTGTGTACGACAAGCCGTAATGCAAACCATTGTTGAAATGCAAGCGCTGGGTTGGCCGATGAGTTTAGCAATTAACGTGTCGACCTTTGAATTTTGGTCCCATGAGTTGCAGGATGAGTTTTGTGACTCCTTTACCGATATTATTGAAGGCTTAGGGGTAGAGGATTTTCCCTATGAATTGATCACCTTGGAGATCACTGAATCCCTGTTAATGAAAAAACATGCTCATTTAATTCAAGTGCTTAATGAGTTACGTGCCAGAGGTATTAAAATCTCCCTTGATGATTTTGGTACAGGTTATTCTTCGCTGTCTTACTTAGCGAATTTTCCCATCGATCAAATTAAGATCGACAAGAGTTTTATCGATAGGCTCGCGGAAGGTGAGCGGCATCTTGCCTTGATTGAAGCGATAGTGCGCTTAAGTCATGCACTTAACTTACGCGTGACGGCGGAAGGCGTTGAAACTCAAGAGCAACTTCAGGTGATGATGGATAACCATATTCAAGAAATTCAAGGCTATCTATTTTATAAACCCATACCCAAGGCGGTGTTTTTTGAATTACTGGCTAAACAAGCGGTAATTTCGCCACATTCATAA
- a CDS encoding alpha-glucosidase has translation MSELTWWRGAVIYQIYPRSLLDTNGDGVGDLRGIITKLDYIASLNVDAIWISPFFKSPMADFGYDISDYREIDPLFGSMQDFDELIEKAHQRGIKVIIDQVLSHTSDQHAWFIESRESRTNPKADWYVWADPREDGTPPNNWLAIFGGCAWEWEPRRQQYYLHNFLRSQPDINFHNPDVRQAVLDNVEFWLKKGVDGFRLDAITFCFHDELLRDNPAKPKEKRQGRGFSEDNPYAYQYHYYNNDRPQTIQFIEALRQLINRYPGTVTLGEVSAEDSLAVMAAYTKGDDRLHMAYSFELLTDDYSAAYIRQTVEALENSIGDGWPCWAIGNHDVQRVASRWGRGKQTSDMAKMLNAMLCSLRGSVCSYQGEELGLTEVPIEFHELQDPFGKTFWPMFKGRDGCRTPMPWEQYADFSGFSQVSPWLPIAAAHRALAVDLQEADCHSVLHGYRQFLAWRKCYPALITSEIEFLDAPEPLLVFVRKLGEQKLLVCFNLLDAETQLSLTGLKLQQELAGHGLKTAHRQGDSLIFSAYASFYALLA, from the coding sequence ATGAGTGAGTTAACTTGGTGGCGTGGCGCCGTAATTTATCAAATCTATCCGCGCAGCCTTTTAGATACCAATGGTGATGGCGTGGGTGATTTACGCGGGATCATCACTAAGTTGGATTATATTGCCAGCCTAAATGTAGATGCGATTTGGATTTCGCCTTTCTTTAAATCCCCAATGGCGGATTTTGGTTACGACATTAGTGACTATCGCGAGATCGATCCCTTATTCGGCTCGATGCAAGATTTTGATGAGTTGATTGAAAAGGCGCATCAACGCGGCATTAAAGTCATTATCGACCAAGTGTTAAGTCATACATCCGATCAACATGCCTGGTTTATCGAAAGCCGAGAGAGTCGCACCAATCCTAAGGCCGATTGGTATGTCTGGGCCGATCCTAGAGAAGATGGCACCCCACCAAATAACTGGTTAGCGATTTTTGGCGGCTGTGCGTGGGAGTGGGAGCCGCGCAGACAACAATATTATTTGCACAATTTTTTACGTAGCCAGCCCGATATCAACTTCCATAATCCTGATGTGCGCCAAGCGGTATTGGATAATGTCGAGTTTTGGCTCAAGAAGGGCGTCGATGGTTTCCGCTTAGATGCAATTACCTTCTGTTTCCACGATGAATTGCTTCGGGATAATCCCGCCAAACCTAAAGAAAAACGTCAGGGGCGGGGATTTAGTGAAGATAATCCTTATGCCTATCAGTACCATTATTACAATAACGACCGTCCGCAAACGATTCAGTTTATTGAAGCATTACGCCAGCTTATCAATCGTTATCCCGGTACTGTGACCTTAGGGGAAGTCTCTGCAGAAGATTCTCTCGCGGTGATGGCCGCTTACACTAAGGGTGATGATCGCTTACATATGGCTTACAGCTTTGAGCTGCTGACCGATGATTATAGTGCCGCCTACATTCGCCAAACGGTAGAGGCGTTGGAAAATAGCATTGGCGACGGTTGGCCCTGCTGGGCGATCGGAAATCATGATGTGCAGCGGGTAGCCAGCCGTTGGGGGCGCGGTAAGCAAACCAGCGATATGGCCAAAATGCTTAATGCGATGCTTTGTTCGCTGCGTGGCAGTGTCTGTAGTTATCAAGGGGAAGAGCTTGGTTTAACCGAAGTGCCGATTGAATTCCATGAATTGCAGGACCCTTTTGGTAAAACTTTCTGGCCGATGTTTAAGGGGCGAGATGGTTGCCGCACCCCAATGCCATGGGAACAATATGCTGATTTTAGTGGTTTTAGCCAAGTATCGCCTTGGTTGCCTATTGCAGCTGCACATCGAGCACTGGCGGTAGATCTGCAAGAAGCGGATTGCCATTCTGTGTTGCATGGCTATCGTCAATTCCTTGCTTGGCGTAAGTGTTATCCTGCGTTGATTACTAGTGAGATTGAGTTTCTCGATGCGCCTGAGCCCCTATTGGTGTTTGTGCGTAAACTTGGGGAACAGAAGCTATTGGTTTGCTTTAACCTGTTAGACGCTGAAACTCAGTTGTCGCTAACAGGGCTCAAGTTACAGCAAGAATTAGCTGGACATGGTTTGAAAACCGCACATAGACAAGGTGATAGCTTGATATTTTCAGCCTATGCCAGCTTCTATGCGCTATTGGCCTAA
- a CDS encoding IS91-like element ISSod25 family transposase, which produces MATSYHLSDILQQHLAHYQQQHKLTEQQALVCQHIQQCRTQTLGMQHWRCDTCQYEQQVCCSCGDRHCPRCQGRQTQAWIATQQAQVLPCRYFHLVFTLPHELNILAHYAAKPLYSALFESVWQTLAQFGMKRKHLQGQLGCTMVLHTWGQTLSQHIHLHCLIPGGVVTSAGDWHGVKTDYLFPVKALSTVYRAKLLRALRQHELAIPAAETLMAKPWCVYSKACLSRAETVVEYLGRYTRKGMLHESRIAEVTADHVRFNYKDYRDGQQHKQMWLSCDEFIRRYLLHVLPKGLMRVRHFGFLANACRRKKLALILRQLRKPQVVLASPLVKKDCLWSCPQCQLGHLQFIGLIRPQSVVMINSQGQPVRMSG; this is translated from the coding sequence ATGGCAACCTCCTACCATTTAAGCGATATCCTTCAGCAGCACTTAGCCCACTATCAACAGCAGCATAAACTGACCGAGCAGCAAGCTTTGGTCTGCCAGCATATTCAACAGTGTCGCACGCAAACCTTAGGGATGCAGCACTGGCGTTGTGATACTTGCCAGTATGAGCAGCAGGTGTGTTGCTCCTGTGGTGACCGGCATTGCCCTCGTTGTCAGGGAAGGCAGACGCAAGCGTGGATTGCTACGCAGCAGGCGCAAGTCTTGCCTTGCCGCTATTTCCATTTGGTTTTTACCTTACCCCACGAGTTGAACATCTTGGCGCACTATGCTGCCAAGCCGCTCTATAGCGCGTTGTTTGAATCGGTGTGGCAGACGCTGGCGCAGTTTGGCATGAAACGGAAACACCTTCAGGGTCAATTGGGTTGCACTATGGTGCTGCACACGTGGGGGCAGACCTTGAGTCAACATATCCACTTGCATTGCTTAATCCCTGGTGGGGTGGTGACGTCAGCGGGAGATTGGCATGGCGTGAAAACGGATTATCTGTTTCCGGTTAAAGCCTTGTCCACCGTGTATCGGGCTAAGCTATTACGGGCACTGCGACAACATGAGCTGGCTATTCCAGCGGCTGAAACCTTAATGGCAAAGCCGTGGTGTGTTTACAGCAAAGCGTGTCTAAGCCGCGCCGAAACCGTGGTGGAATACCTTGGGCGTTATACCCGTAAAGGCATGTTGCATGAATCAAGAATTGCAGAAGTGACCGCAGACCATGTCCGTTTTAACTACAAAGACTATCGTGACGGTCAGCAGCATAAGCAAATGTGGCTAAGCTGTGATGAGTTTATCCGCCGTTATTTACTGCATGTGTTGCCCAAAGGGCTGATGCGAGTGAGACATTTTGGTTTTCTTGCCAATGCTTGCCGCCGCAAAAAGCTGGCGCTCATCCTGCGGCAACTACGTAAGCCGCAGGTGGTATTGGCGAGTCCTTTGGTTAAGAAGGACTGTTTGTGGTCATGTCCGCAATGCCAGTTAGGTCATTTGCAGTTTATTGGGTTGATAAGACCGCAGTCGGTAGTGATGATAAACAGCCAAGGTCAGCCAGTACGTATGTCAGGATAA
- a CDS encoding RsmB/NOP family class I SAM-dependent RNA methyltransferase, producing MLNSPLSASSNELVINILAMVLSEGKPLDRAYSQHFSGLKLVPAEQARITTVTGDILRRLNLYCFLADIKPEEMERLGSKLLNVWHLFHELELPKMQYSLPVDPDDLVARIEQAKTNPVLWDGCPEWLDTMGREQLGASWEKERAALNRPPKRFLRVNGLKVSRDELVQKLATEFVSTQVVDSVDSALEVTSDSALFRTNSFKEGLFEQQDAGSQRVAAALDAKPGMRVIDACAGAGGKTLHIAAQMQGKGRLLAMDVEQWKLDNLKERARRNGAHNIETRLIVGSKTIKRLKLTADRVLLDVPCSGLGVLKRNPDAKWRDTADRLPVLMELQKHILSSYSRMVKVGGIVVYATCSIFPCENRGQVDAFLAENPNFRLLEDETISPADTGFDGFYLAKLERIQE from the coding sequence ATGTTGAATTCTCCGCTTTCTGCCAGCTCGAATGAATTAGTGATCAATATCTTAGCTATGGTGCTAAGCGAAGGAAAACCCTTAGACAGGGCTTATTCTCAGCATTTTTCAGGATTAAAATTGGTCCCTGCCGAGCAGGCGCGGATCACGACTGTTACCGGTGATATTCTTCGCCGCTTAAATCTTTACTGTTTCTTAGCCGACATCAAGCCGGAAGAAATGGAGCGTTTAGGCTCAAAGTTACTTAATGTGTGGCATTTGTTTCACGAGCTTGAATTGCCCAAAATGCAGTATTCGCTGCCGGTGGATCCCGATGATTTAGTCGCACGTATCGAACAGGCTAAAACTAACCCCGTACTTTGGGATGGTTGTCCCGAATGGTTAGATACCATGGGGCGTGAACAGTTAGGAGCCTCGTGGGAAAAAGAGCGTGCCGCCTTAAATCGGCCGCCTAAACGTTTTCTGCGGGTTAATGGCCTAAAAGTCAGTCGTGATGAATTAGTACAAAAATTAGCGACTGAATTTGTGTCGACTCAAGTGGTAGATAGCGTAGATTCCGCCCTTGAAGTCACCTCAGATTCGGCATTGTTTCGCACTAACAGCTTTAAAGAGGGTTTATTTGAGCAGCAAGATGCGGGCTCACAACGGGTAGCGGCTGCGCTGGATGCTAAACCTGGCATGCGAGTGATCGATGCCTGCGCTGGTGCTGGCGGTAAAACCTTGCATATTGCCGCCCAAATGCAAGGCAAAGGACGTTTGCTGGCGATGGATGTTGAGCAATGGAAACTCGACAATCTGAAAGAGCGCGCCCGCCGTAATGGTGCCCATAATATCGAAACGCGTTTAATTGTGGGTTCAAAAACCATTAAACGTTTAAAACTCACAGCTGATCGTGTGTTATTGGATGTGCCTTGTTCGGGTCTTGGAGTGTTAAAGCGTAATCCCGATGCTAAATGGCGTGATACCGCGGATCGTTTACCTGTGTTAATGGAACTGCAAAAGCATATTCTCAGTAGTTACAGCCGGATGGTGAAGGTTGGCGGTATCGTGGTCTATGCCACTTGCTCCATTTTTCCCTGTGAAAACCGTGGTCAAGTGGATGCCTTCTTAGCAGAAAACCCAAATTTCCGCTTACTGGAGGATGAAACGATCAGCCCCGCTGATACTGGTTTTGATGGTTTTTATCTCGCAAAGCTTGAACGTATTCAAGAATAA
- a CDS encoding DNA ligase: MALTTRLPFVRFTALKCLGLIIGLCCVLITASFASPAPNIQLATEYSLDNHSNNDAQISTFFVSEKLDGVRGYWDGQRLFTRQGNPILAPSWFTAEFPAIAMDGELWLGRGQFEAISGLIRQASPKDADWQNVRFMVFDLPTTKGSFEERYHKMQALIAGKSVYLQVIEQFSVASVEALYQTLDTLVALGAEGLILHRRTAIYTPGRNPNVMKLKPYLDAEATVIGYIAGKGQFSGKMGALRVQTPDGRIFNIGTGFNLAERQHPPAIGTLITYKYLGLTVNGLPRFASYLRIRTDIDPKNKE; encoded by the coding sequence ATGGCTCTTACAACTCGCTTACCTTTTGTAAGATTTACAGCGCTTAAGTGCTTGGGATTGATTATTGGACTCTGCTGCGTATTGATTACCGCAAGCTTTGCGAGTCCGGCACCGAATATTCAATTAGCAACGGAATATTCGCTCGATAATCACTCCAATAATGATGCTCAAATCAGCACATTTTTTGTCAGCGAAAAACTCGATGGTGTACGAGGTTATTGGGATGGGCAACGCTTATTCACCCGTCAGGGCAATCCCATTTTGGCCCCGAGTTGGTTTACCGCCGAGTTTCCTGCCATCGCAATGGATGGTGAGTTATGGCTTGGAAGAGGGCAGTTTGAGGCGATATCAGGCTTAATACGTCAAGCATCGCCAAAGGATGCCGACTGGCAAAACGTTCGGTTTATGGTATTTGATTTACCAACAACCAAAGGCAGCTTTGAAGAGCGTTACCATAAGATGCAAGCACTTATCGCAGGGAAATCGGTTTATCTGCAAGTGATTGAGCAGTTTAGTGTCGCCAGTGTTGAAGCCCTGTATCAAACCTTAGATACCTTAGTTGCCCTTGGCGCTGAAGGGCTAATCTTACATCGTCGTACGGCAATCTATACGCCGGGGCGTAACCCTAATGTGATGAAATTAAAGCCCTATTTAGATGCAGAAGCCACAGTGATTGGTTACATTGCAGGCAAAGGGCAATTTAGTGGAAAGATGGGGGCCTTAAGGGTACAAACGCCAGATGGTCGTATCTTTAATATTGGCACAGGCTTTAACCTCGCTGAGCGCCAGCATCCCCCAGCCATTGGTACGCTTATCACCTACAAGTATCTTGGCTTAACGGTGAATGGTTTACCGCGTTTTGCCAGTTACTTACGGATCAGAACCGATATTGACCCAAAGAATAAAGAATAA
- a CDS encoding D-alanine--D-alanine ligase, with protein sequence MSKINLLLLCGGGSAEHDISLLSANYFETSLAKSEQFNVLRVVLDKFGQYQTAAGDDCELTNNREIRFRDESKAPWPVDYVIPCIHGYPGETGDIQSYFNLIQLPYFGCESEASSNCFNKITAKMWFSALGIPNTPYIFLNQYDDEAIAQTQAALEKWGSIFVKAASQGSSVGCYKVDEASKVLGVLKDAFGYAPYVIVEKTIKARELEVAVYEYQGEVIATLPGEIICDSNTFYTFDEKYAKSSKARTDVVAQNVPTDISDQIRAYAIKAFKGMKLRHLSRIDFFLTADNEILLNEINTFPGSTPISMFPKMLQNHGHDFTQYLSLVINSQLAAK encoded by the coding sequence ATGTCAAAAATCAATTTACTTTTGCTGTGCGGCGGTGGAAGTGCGGAACACGATATTTCCCTACTGTCGGCTAATTATTTTGAAACCTCATTAGCAAAATCAGAACAGTTCAATGTACTACGTGTGGTACTGGATAAATTTGGCCAATACCAAACCGCCGCAGGGGATGACTGCGAGCTGACCAATAACCGTGAGATCCGCTTTCGTGACGAGAGTAAAGCCCCTTGGCCTGTGGATTATGTCATCCCTTGTATTCACGGTTATCCGGGCGAAACTGGTGATATTCAATCTTACTTTAATCTTATCCAACTGCCCTACTTTGGCTGTGAGTCCGAAGCCAGCAGCAACTGCTTTAACAAAATCACTGCTAAGATGTGGTTCAGCGCCTTAGGCATTCCCAACACGCCTTATATCTTTTTAAATCAATACGATGATGAAGCCATTGCCCAAACCCAAGCGGCACTTGAAAAGTGGGGATCGATTTTCGTCAAAGCGGCCTCTCAAGGCTCCTCTGTCGGTTGCTATAAGGTGGATGAGGCCAGCAAAGTGCTAGGCGTGCTTAAAGACGCATTTGGTTATGCGCCCTACGTAATTGTCGAAAAAACCATTAAAGCCCGTGAACTTGAAGTCGCGGTTTACGAATATCAAGGTGAAGTGATTGCCACTCTACCCGGCGAAATTATCTGTGATAGCAATACCTTCTACACCTTCGATGAGAAATACGCGAAAAGCAGCAAGGCACGCACCGATGTGGTTGCGCAAAATGTGCCGACTGACATTAGCGATCAGATCCGCGCCTATGCGATTAAAGCCTTTAAGGGAATGAAATTACGCCATCTGTCCCGTATTGATTTTTTCTTAACGGCGGATAATGAAATCCTGTTAAACGAAATCAATACCTTCCCAGGTTCAACACCGATTTCCATGTTCCCAAAGATGCTACAAAATCATGGACATGACTTCACCCAATACTTAAGTTTGGTGATTAACAGCCAGTTAGCGGCAAAGTAA
- a CDS encoding low molecular weight protein-tyrosine-phosphatase: MREDAKLLEDKALKTQNIRRILMVCMGNICRSPTAEAVCRAKIRQRRLDIEVDSAGTIGYHQGDNPDSRAMAAGKKRGLSFEAIRARQVVDADFEHFDLILAADKSNLVDLQRRCPPEYRYKLRLMLSFGNSEIDEVPDPYYGDSQGFELVLDLLEQSMDALLDLLAGKTY, translated from the coding sequence ATGCGTGAGGATGCTAAGTTGTTAGAAGATAAAGCGTTAAAAACACAAAATATACGACGTATCTTAATGGTGTGTATGGGCAATATTTGCCGTTCACCCACCGCCGAGGCGGTTTGTCGCGCCAAAATTCGCCAACGTCGTCTTGATATTGAAGTCGATTCAGCGGGCACCATTGGTTATCACCAAGGAGATAACCCCGACAGTCGCGCCATGGCCGCAGGCAAAAAACGGGGATTGAGTTTCGAAGCAATACGTGCAAGGCAAGTTGTTGATGCCGATTTTGAGCATTTTGATCTGATTTTAGCGGCCGATAAAAGCAATTTAGTCGATTTACAACGCCGTTGCCCACCCGAATATCGGTACAAATTAAGGCTAATGTTATCCTTCGGAAATAGTGAGATTGATGAAGTCCCCGATCCCTATTACGGCGATAGCCAAGGATTTGAATTAGTCCTCGATTTGCTTGAGCAGAGTATGGACGCGTTATTAGACCTATTAGCGGGAAAAACGTATTAG
- a CDS encoding tyrosine-type recombinase/integrase produces MSSLLQQFHDEISLRGYSARTRNAYLYAITQLQHYANQPLDNITDEQLTAYFRYLNLEWHHSRATLKLQLNGIHFFYEHVLKRDFTIQLSLPKRPHKLPQLLSCQDIAALLYHCQNLKQRAMLALCYGCGLRVSELTHIKVADIDGQRQLLKVCQGKGACDRWVILSPTLLILLRQYWQAYHPVEWLFASTYHDVVYPLHESTFRKALAKAARLASITKPCSPHSLRHAYATHQLQAGMPLHQLQAQLGHHSIKSTERYLHWSPELGHQGCDLLASLGGMPWQPPTI; encoded by the coding sequence ATGTCATCACTTCTGCAACAATTCCATGATGAGATTAGTTTACGTGGTTACTCGGCCCGAACGCGTAACGCTTATTTGTATGCCATCACCCAACTTCAGCACTATGCAAACCAACCGCTCGATAACATTACGGATGAGCAGCTTACGGCTTATTTCCGTTACTTAAATCTTGAGTGGCATCATTCCAGAGCTACTTTAAAGTTACAGCTTAATGGCATTCATTTTTTCTATGAACATGTCCTAAAACGTGACTTTACGATTCAGCTAAGTTTACCGAAACGTCCGCACAAACTGCCGCAATTGCTTAGTTGCCAAGATATCGCGGCACTGCTGTACCACTGTCAAAACCTGAAACAACGCGCTATGTTGGCGCTGTGTTATGGTTGTGGTTTGCGTGTCAGTGAGTTAACCCATATTAAGGTTGCTGATATCGATGGGCAGCGGCAGTTACTCAAAGTGTGTCAAGGCAAGGGTGCCTGCGACCGCTGGGTGATACTCTCACCGACTTTACTCATCCTGTTGCGTCAGTATTGGCAAGCGTATCATCCCGTCGAATGGTTGTTTGCCTCGACCTATCATGATGTGGTTTATCCGCTGCATGAGTCGACCTTTCGTAAAGCGTTAGCGAAGGCGGCCCGCTTAGCGAGTATCACTAAGCCATGCAGTCCACACAGCCTAAGGCATGCTTATGCAACCCATCAATTACAAGCGGGTATGCCACTTCATCAATTACAGGCTCAGCTTGGGCATCACAGTATCAAGTCTACTGAACGCTACTTGCATTGGTCGCCGGAATTAGGTCATCAAGGCTGTGACTTGCTAGCAAGTCTTGGGGGAATGCCATGGCAACCTCCTACCATTTAA